One genomic region from Microcystis panniformis FACHB-1757 encodes:
- the ahcY gene encoding adenosylhomocysteinase — protein sequence MVATPVQQKYDIKDISLAPIGKQRIEWAGREMPVLRQLAERYAIEKPFAGLRLVACCHVTTETANLAIALKAGGADALLIASNPLSTQDDVAACLVADYGIPVYAIKGEDNDTYHRHVQIALDHKPQIIIDDGCDVVATLVKERSHQLPDIIGTTEETTTGIVRLQAMLKAGVLSFPAMNVNDAETKHFFDNRYGTGQSTLDGIIRATNILLAGKTVVVAGYGWCGKGVAMRAKGLGSNVIVTEINAVRAIEAAMDGFRVMPMDEAAKEGDIFITVTGNKHVIRAEHFDLMKDGAIVSNSGHFDIEIDLQALGAKADNVKEVRNFTQQYRLKSGKSVVVIGEGRLVNLAAAEGHPSAVMDMSFANQAIGVEYLVKNKGKLAPGIYSIPYELDQEIARLKLQAMGIEIDTLTEAQLEYINSWTSGT from the coding sequence ATGGTAGCAACACCAGTTCAACAGAAATACGACATCAAAGATATTAGTTTAGCCCCCATCGGCAAACAGCGCATCGAATGGGCCGGTCGGGAAATGCCCGTTTTGCGTCAATTAGCCGAACGTTACGCCATCGAAAAACCCTTTGCTGGACTGCGTTTAGTCGCTTGCTGCCACGTTACCACCGAAACCGCTAATTTGGCAATCGCACTAAAAGCCGGTGGCGCTGATGCGTTACTAATTGCTAGTAATCCCCTTTCCACCCAAGATGATGTGGCCGCTTGTTTAGTGGCTGATTACGGTATCCCCGTTTATGCAATCAAAGGGGAAGATAACGACACCTATCACCGTCACGTTCAAATCGCCCTCGATCATAAACCCCAGATTATCATCGATGATGGTTGTGATGTGGTAGCCACCCTGGTTAAAGAAAGAAGTCACCAATTACCCGACATTATCGGTACTACCGAGGAAACTACCACCGGTATCGTCCGTTTGCAAGCGATGCTCAAAGCCGGGGTGTTATCCTTCCCCGCAATGAACGTTAACGACGCAGAAACCAAGCATTTCTTTGATAATCGCTACGGTACAGGTCAATCTACCCTTGATGGCATCATTCGCGCCACCAATATCCTCCTCGCCGGTAAAACCGTGGTTGTGGCTGGTTATGGTTGGTGTGGTAAAGGTGTCGCTATGCGGGCCAAAGGTTTAGGCTCTAATGTAATTGTCACCGAAATCAACGCCGTGCGCGCCATTGAAGCGGCGATGGACGGTTTCCGGGTTATGCCCATGGATGAAGCCGCTAAAGAAGGCGATATCTTCATCACCGTTACTGGTAACAAGCACGTTATCCGGGCTGAACATTTTGACCTGATGAAAGATGGGGCGATTGTTTCCAACTCCGGTCACTTTGATATTGAAATCGACCTGCAAGCTTTAGGCGCAAAAGCCGATAATGTTAAGGAAGTTCGCAACTTTACCCAACAATATAGACTAAAAAGCGGTAAATCCGTCGTTGTTATCGGTGAAGGTCGCCTAGTTAACCTCGCGGCCGCCGAAGGTCATCCTAGCGCCGTTATGGATATGAGTTTCGCTAACCAAGCGATCGGTGTAGAATACTTGGTTAAAAATAAAGGTAAATTAGCCCCCGGCATCTACTCAATTCCCTACGAATTAGACCAAGAAATCGCCCGTTTGAAACTGCAAGCCATGGGGATTGAAATCGATACTCTCACCGAAGCCCAATTAGAATATATCAACTCCTGGACTTCCGGAACCTAA
- a CDS encoding ImmA/IrrE family metallo-endopeptidase produces the protein MGEKLTGVNPKIIQWARERARYSLESVALKFKKDVSVIEKWESGEDFPAYSQLEKLAEIYKRPLALFFFPEPPLEAEEKQEFRTLPDFEIENLAADTIYALRQAKAMQLSLQEINNGINPSTKKIFQDISVSSRDDLRILAEQIRNYLNVTLEEQLTWNDQETALKKWRSAVEEAGIFIFKRSFKQREISGFCLIDIEFPIIYINNSTEKSRQIFTIFHELAHILLQTNGITKSDDRYINSLQGENKYIEIFCNKFAAEFLLPNHVFSEIIRETIVNVNDNDKIISKISSDYKVSREVVLRKLLDNNLISQKEYTLKVREWYSEQVGKSQDKNKQSGGDYYANQATYLGENYLKLVFNKYYQGQYDIERVADYLNIKKVATVEKLEQYLLDKGLF, from the coding sequence ATGGGCGAGAAACTGACAGGCGTTAATCCCAAGATAATCCAATGGGCAAGAGAAAGGGCGAGATATTCTCTTGAGTCTGTGGCACTCAAGTTTAAAAAAGATGTTTCTGTTATCGAGAAATGGGAGTCAGGAGAGGACTTTCCTGCCTATAGTCAATTGGAAAAGTTAGCAGAAATATATAAACGTCCTCTCGCTTTATTCTTTTTCCCAGAACCTCCCCTAGAAGCGGAGGAAAAACAAGAATTTAGAACTTTGCCAGACTTTGAAATCGAAAACCTGGCCGCCGATACTATCTATGCTTTACGACAAGCAAAAGCGATGCAATTGTCGCTACAGGAAATTAATAATGGTATTAATCCTAGTACCAAGAAAATCTTTCAGGATATTTCGGTTAGCTCTAGGGATGATTTAAGGATATTAGCCGAACAGATCAGAAATTATTTAAACGTTACTCTAGAAGAACAACTGACCTGGAATGATCAGGAAACTGCCTTAAAAAAATGGCGGAGTGCCGTGGAAGAAGCCGGTATTTTTATTTTTAAGCGTTCTTTTAAGCAGCGAGAAATTTCGGGATTTTGCTTGATAGATATTGAATTTCCGATCATCTATATTAATAATAGCACGGAAAAATCTAGACAAATATTTACCATTTTTCATGAATTAGCACATATTCTTTTGCAGACTAATGGAATTACTAAGTCTGACGATAGATATATTAATAGTTTGCAAGGAGAAAATAAATATATCGAGATATTTTGTAATAAATTTGCTGCGGAGTTTTTGCTTCCTAATCATGTCTTTTCTGAGATAATCAGAGAAACAATAGTTAACGTTAACGATAACGATAAAATTATCTCGAAAATTTCCAGTGATTATAAGGTTAGTCGAGAAGTAGTTTTACGAAAACTATTAGATAATAACTTAATCTCCCAGAAAGAATATACTCTTAAAGTAAGGGAGTGGTACAGTGAGCAGGTGGGAAAAAGTCAGGACAAAAATAAACAATCTGGAGGTGATTACTATGCTAATCAGGCGACATATTTGGGAGAAAATTACCTAAAACTTGTGTTCAATAAATACTATCAAGGCCAATACGATATCGAGCGTGTTGCTGATTATCTAAACATTAAAAAAGTTGCTACGGTGGAAAAACTTGAACAATATTTATTAGACAAAGGACTGTTTTGA
- a CDS encoding DUF4411 family protein codes for MVYIFDTSSFKVLGNYFPKSFPTVWQKIDLIVSEGKLQSVREVLKEVEYGNNKRLFGLCYAMDGGYKGWNPYVEKHLAIFVNCF; via the coding sequence ATGGTTTACATTTTTGACACAAGTAGTTTTAAGGTCTTAGGAAACTATTTTCCCAAAAGTTTTCCTACCGTTTGGCAAAAAATCGATTTGATTGTGTCAGAAGGTAAACTACAATCAGTACGCGAAGTGCTTAAAGAAGTAGAATATGGCAATAATAAACGGCTCTTCGGTTTGTGTTATGCAATGGACGGGGGATATAAGGGATGGAACCCTTATGTAGAAAAGCATTTGGCCATTTTTGTCAATTGTTTTTGA
- a CDS encoding DUF4411 family protein has product MPPYRIIPSNEEPNKQFVLDWIDSNKQIFLPPTAQETLFIPEIFSIRNFKDLVIQKARLQGKPVADPFIIAAAKIKDGCVITEEALKPNAPKIPTVCQHFSIDCTNVQGLMEREGWQF; this is encoded by the coding sequence ATGCCCCCATATCGAATCATACCAAGTAACGAAGAACCTAATAAACAATTTGTTTTAGATTGGATAGACTCCAATAAACAAATATTTTTACCACCCACTGCTCAGGAAACTTTATTTATTCCTGAAATTTTTTCTATAAGAAACTTTAAGGATTTAGTGATTCAAAAAGCCAGATTACAAGGAAAGCCAGTGGCAGACCCATTTATTATTGCCGCTGCTAAGATAAAAGACGGTTGCGTAATTACCGAAGAAGCCTTAAAGCCTAATGCTCCCAAAATCCCCACAGTCTGTCAACACTTTTCTATCGATTGTACCAATGTTCAGGGTTTAATGGAGCGAGAAGGTTGGCAATTTTAA
- a CDS encoding riboflavin synthase, producing MFTGLIQALGTIRVVDADRLYLSVSSDTILRDLMIGDSVAVDGVCLTVEEILSEGFLATASPETLQRTTLGRRIHTETNVNLETSLRVGSKIGGHFVTGHVDGIGCLVESIIVANSWEMTFAAPSSLEEQWNNYIARYIVGKGSIAVNGISLTVADCDASGSWFKVAVIPHTYAETNLSHLKLGDWVNLEGDILGKYVEKLLGMRSYHAPSEISLEFLAEHGY from the coding sequence ATGTTTACAGGATTAATTCAAGCCTTGGGAACAATTCGGGTCGTCGATGCCGATAGACTTTATTTGTCTGTATCCTCTGATACAATTCTCCGAGATTTAATGATTGGTGATAGTGTGGCTGTGGATGGGGTTTGTTTGACAGTTGAGGAAATTCTCTCAGAGGGTTTTCTGGCCACCGCTTCCCCGGAAACCCTACAGCGCACTACTTTGGGACGAAGAATTCACACAGAAACCAACGTTAACCTAGAAACCTCTTTGCGGGTGGGTAGTAAAATCGGCGGTCATTTTGTCACCGGTCATGTGGACGGTATTGGTTGTTTAGTCGAATCGATAATCGTGGCTAATTCGTGGGAAATGACCTTTGCTGCCCCTAGTTCCCTAGAAGAGCAGTGGAATAACTACATAGCTCGTTATATCGTCGGTAAGGGCAGTATAGCTGTTAATGGCATTAGTTTAACCGTGGCCGATTGTGATGCCTCCGGTAGCTGGTTTAAAGTGGCTGTCATCCCCCACACCTACGCTGAAACCAATCTTTCCCATTTAAAATTAGGCGATTGGGTGAATCTAGAAGGGGATATTTTAGGCAAATATGTGGAAAAATTGCTAGGAATGCGCTCTTATCACGCTCCTAGCGAGATTAGCCTAGAATTTCTGGCTGAACATGGTTATTAG
- the proA gene encoding glutamate-5-semialdehyde dehydrogenase, translated as MVTTSLSLPEIARETRQASRQLAILTNEERNEALEAIAEALTANADKILEANIADVQTAKAMELSPALCARLELSPGKLKAAIAGVRDVAKLADPLATMQINRELDQGLILRRITCPLGVLGVIFEARPDALIQITSLAIKSGNGVILKGGKEALRSCQALVTIIHQALSETKVNSAAVQLLTTREEIKELLKLDQYIDLIIPRGSNEFVRYIQNNTRIPVLGHADGICHLYIDKEADLSKAIRITVDGKTQYPAACNTIETLLVHQDIARQFLPAVAQALEEKKVKLLGDEATRQMINVPSATEEDWQTEYSDLILSIKIVDSLESAIEHINYYGSRHTEAIVSENFNTAKTFSDRVDAAGVFHNCSTRFADGFRYGFGAEVGISTQKMPPRGPVGLEGLVTYKYQLAGDGHIVADYSGENAQSFTHKDL; from the coding sequence ATGGTTACAACTTCTCTATCCCTCCCCGAAATCGCCAGAGAAACCCGTCAAGCGAGTCGTCAACTGGCTATCCTGACTAACGAAGAAAGGAATGAAGCTTTAGAGGCTATTGCTGAGGCTTTGACTGCCAATGCTGATAAGATACTAGAAGCGAATATCGCCGATGTTCAAACAGCTAAGGCGATGGAATTATCCCCAGCTTTATGTGCGCGATTAGAGTTAAGTCCTGGCAAATTAAAAGCCGCTATTGCTGGGGTGCGAGATGTGGCTAAATTAGCAGATCCTTTAGCTACAATGCAAATTAACCGGGAATTAGATCAAGGTTTAATTCTGCGGAGAATAACCTGTCCTTTAGGGGTTTTAGGTGTTATTTTTGAAGCTCGTCCCGATGCTTTAATTCAAATTACCAGTTTAGCGATAAAATCTGGTAATGGCGTTATTTTAAAAGGGGGGAAAGAGGCGCTCCGTTCTTGTCAAGCTTTAGTAACAATTATTCATCAGGCATTGAGTGAAACTAAAGTTAATTCAGCGGCGGTGCAATTGTTAACAACAAGAGAAGAAATTAAGGAACTCTTAAAACTTGATCAATACATCGATTTAATTATTCCTAGAGGTTCTAACGAATTTGTGCGTTATATCCAAAATAATACCCGCATTCCCGTCCTCGGCCATGCCGATGGTATCTGTCATCTCTACATCGACAAAGAAGCCGATTTAAGCAAAGCAATTAGAATTACCGTCGATGGCAAAACCCAATATCCTGCCGCTTGTAATACCATTGAAACTTTATTGGTTCATCAAGACATCGCTAGACAATTTTTACCCGCAGTGGCCCAGGCATTAGAGGAAAAAAAGGTTAAATTATTGGGAGATGAAGCAACTCGTCAGATGATTAACGTGCCATCGGCCACAGAAGAAGACTGGCAAACCGAATATAGTGATTTAATTCTGTCAATTAAAATTGTCGATAGTCTAGAATCGGCAATCGAACATATTAATTATTACGGTTCTCGACATACGGAAGCCATTGTCAGCGAAAATTTTAACACGGCCAAAACCTTTAGCGATCGAGTCGATGCCGCTGGAGTTTTTCATAATTGTTCCACGCGATTTGCCGATGGTTTCCGTTACGGTTTCGGGGCCGAAGTGGGTATCAGTACCCAAAAAATGCCTCCCCGGGGTCCGGTGGGATTAGAGGGATTAGTGACCTACAAATATCAATTAGCCGGAGATGGTCATATTGTCGCCGATTATTCTGGGGAAAATGCCCAATCTTTCACTCATAAGGATTTATAG
- the dxr gene encoding 1-deoxy-D-xylulose-5-phosphate reductoisomerase — MKKISILGSTGSIGTQTLDIVTDHPDKFQVVGLATGNNIQLLSEQIRQFRPQIVAINNESQLEDLKSLISDLDYTPIILAGKEGVIEVARYGDSESVVTGIVGCAGLLPTIAAITAGKDIALANKETLIAGGPVVLPLVEKHRVKLLPADSEHSAIFQCLQGVPTGGLKKIILTASGGAFRDLPVEKLPQVTVADALKHPNWSMGRKITIDSATLMNKGLEVIEAHYLFGVDYNAIDIVIHPQSIIHSLIELQDTSVLAQLGWPDMRLPLLYALSWPERIYTDWEPLNLVKAGSLTFKEPDHQKYPCMGLAYAAGRAGGAMPAVLNAANEQAVALFLEEKISFLDIPRVIEKVCDRFAIHNTSTPSLDDILAADNWARQEVSNCLITNLV, encoded by the coding sequence ATGAAAAAAATCTCGATTTTAGGCTCTACAGGCTCGATCGGAACTCAAACTCTCGATATTGTCACCGATCATCCCGATAAGTTTCAAGTGGTGGGATTAGCCACGGGTAATAATATTCAACTACTATCGGAGCAAATTCGGCAATTTCGCCCGCAAATCGTGGCGATTAATAACGAAAGTCAACTAGAAGACCTAAAAAGCCTAATTTCCGACCTTGACTATACGCCGATTATCCTAGCAGGAAAGGAAGGAGTAATCGAAGTGGCCCGTTATGGCGATTCCGAAAGCGTCGTCACGGGAATTGTCGGTTGTGCGGGATTGCTGCCGACAATTGCCGCTATTACTGCTGGTAAAGATATTGCCCTCGCTAATAAAGAAACCCTGATTGCTGGCGGTCCAGTGGTGCTGCCTTTAGTGGAAAAACACCGAGTTAAATTATTACCTGCCGATTCGGAACATTCAGCTATTTTTCAATGTTTACAGGGAGTTCCCACTGGGGGATTAAAAAAGATTATTCTCACTGCTTCTGGGGGTGCTTTTCGCGATTTACCCGTGGAAAAATTGCCGCAAGTAACCGTAGCTGATGCCCTCAAACATCCCAACTGGTCTATGGGCAGAAAAATCACCATCGATTCGGCTACTTTAATGAATAAAGGTCTAGAAGTTATCGAAGCTCATTATTTATTTGGTGTCGATTATAATGCGATCGATATTGTTATTCATCCCCAAAGTATTATTCACTCTTTAATTGAGTTACAGGATACCTCAGTTTTAGCCCAGTTAGGCTGGCCCGATATGCGTTTACCCCTGTTATATGCTTTGTCTTGGCCTGAAAGAATTTATACGGATTGGGAACCTTTAAATTTAGTTAAAGCCGGCAGTTTAACCTTCAAAGAACCCGATCATCAAAAATATCCCTGTATGGGATTAGCCTACGCAGCCGGCCGCGCGGGTGGGGCAATGCCAGCAGTATTAAACGCAGCCAATGAACAAGCGGTAGCATTATTTTTAGAAGAAAAGATTAGTTTCTTAGATATTCCCCGGGTGATTGAAAAAGTGTGCGATCGTTTTGCGATTCATAACACTTCTACCCCTAGCCTAGATGACATTTTAGCCGCCGATAATTGGGCGCGTCAAGAGGTATCTAACTGTCTGATTACCAATCTGGTCTAG
- a CDS encoding acyl-CoA desaturase — translation MTVATSEKLPIDWVTLIYMAFIHLVALLAFLPSNFSWGAVGVTLILYWITGGLGITLGFHRLVSHRSFKTPKWLEYFLVLCGTLACQGGAIAWIGLHRLHHKYSDTAPDPHDSNKGFWWSHMGWMLHEIPADEEIARFTQDIADDPFYKFCQNYFVPIQIVLGLILYAMGGWPFVIWGIFVRLVLVFHSTWFVNSATHKFGYVSHESHDNSKNCWWVALLTFGEGWHNNHHAYQYSARHGLQWWEVDLTWMTIRLLQILGLATNIKLPPTTATATES, via the coding sequence ATGACTGTTGCGACTTCCGAAAAACTTCCCATTGACTGGGTGACTCTCATCTACATGGCTTTTATCCACTTAGTGGCTCTTTTAGCCTTCTTACCTAGCAATTTTAGCTGGGGTGCTGTGGGAGTGACATTGATTCTCTATTGGATTACCGGGGGTTTAGGAATTACCCTCGGTTTTCATCGTTTGGTCTCCCATCGGAGTTTTAAGACTCCCAAATGGTTAGAATACTTTCTGGTTTTGTGCGGAACCCTCGCTTGTCAGGGGGGTGCGATCGCATGGATAGGTTTACATCGTCTTCATCATAAATATTCTGATACTGCTCCCGATCCCCACGATTCTAATAAAGGTTTCTGGTGGAGTCACATGGGTTGGATGTTACACGAAATTCCTGCCGACGAAGAAATTGCCCGTTTTACCCAGGATATCGCCGACGATCCTTTCTATAAATTCTGTCAAAATTATTTTGTTCCTATCCAAATTGTTTTAGGCTTAATTCTCTATGCTATGGGTGGTTGGCCGTTTGTAATTTGGGGAATTTTTGTTCGCTTGGTCTTAGTTTTCCACTCTACTTGGTTTGTCAACAGCGCCACCCACAAATTCGGTTATGTTAGCCATGAATCCCACGATAATTCTAAAAATTGTTGGTGGGTTGCCCTCTTAACTTTCGGTGAAGGTTGGCACAATAATCACCATGCCTATCAGTATTCTGCCCGTCATGGCCTACAATGGTGGGAAGTTGACCTGACTTGGATGACCATCCGTCTGCTGCAAATTCTGGGATTAGCTACTAATATTAAGTTGCCTCCCACCACAGCAACGGCGACAGAAAGTTAG
- a CDS encoding methionine gamma-lyase family protein: protein MDIPPLLHRAEKALLPIFSEIDAQVKENLRQVLCAFRANRVGVHHFASVSGYGHDDLGRDTLDQVFAQALGAEKAAVRVQFVSGTHAIACALYGVLRPGDEMLAVAGAPYDTLEEVIGIRGSGQGSLKDFGVSYRQLELDSTGAIDWLALATAVKPQTRLVHIQRSCGYSWRSSLSIDEIERIVRIVKQQNPNTVCFVDNCYGEFINTQEPTDVGADLMAGSLIKNPGGTIVTAGGYIAGKAELVEMACYRLTAPGIGSEGGATFDQNRLLYQGLFLAPQMVGEAMKGSHLIAYVGDKLGYPVNPAPFVPRRDIIQAIKLGSPDKLIAFCKAIQAYSPIGSYLDPIPAQMPGYESQVVMAGGTFIDGSTSEFSADGPLREPYIVFCQGGTHWTHISLALEQAIAALLNGSPNLSSLP from the coding sequence ATGGATATCCCCCCTCTACTCCACAGGGCAGAAAAGGCCTTACTCCCCATCTTTTCGGAAATTGACGCACAGGTCAAGGAAAATCTCCGTCAAGTCCTCTGCGCTTTCCGTGCAAACCGCGTCGGGGTGCATCATTTTGCTAGTGTTAGTGGTTATGGTCATGATGACTTGGGACGGGATACTTTAGATCAAGTGTTCGCCCAAGCCCTGGGGGCCGAAAAGGCGGCGGTGCGGGTACAATTTGTTTCAGGAACCCATGCGATCGCCTGTGCCTTGTATGGGGTTCTTCGACCGGGGGATGAGATGTTAGCGGTAGCGGGTGCGCCCTACGATACCCTAGAGGAAGTAATTGGAATTAGGGGCAGTGGTCAAGGCTCTTTAAAGGATTTTGGCGTTAGTTATCGGCAATTAGAGCTAGATTCTACTGGTGCGATCGATTGGTTGGCCTTGGCCACAGCAGTGAAACCCCAAACCCGTTTAGTCCATATTCAAAGATCCTGCGGTTATTCCTGGCGATCGAGTTTGTCTATTGACGAAATCGAGAGAATTGTCCGTATAGTTAAACAACAAAACCCGAATACGGTCTGTTTTGTCGATAATTGCTATGGAGAATTTATCAACACCCAAGAACCCACCGACGTGGGGGCAGATCTGATGGCCGGTTCTCTCATTAAAAATCCAGGAGGTACAATCGTCACGGCCGGGGGATACATAGCAGGTAAAGCGGAATTAGTGGAAATGGCCTGCTATCGTCTGACAGCACCGGGGATCGGTAGCGAGGGAGGGGCAACTTTTGACCAAAATCGTCTCCTTTATCAGGGATTGTTTCTAGCGCCGCAAATGGTGGGAGAAGCGATGAAAGGCAGTCATTTAATCGCCTATGTGGGCGATAAGTTGGGTTATCCGGTCAATCCCGCTCCTTTTGTGCCTCGACGCGATATTATTCAAGCGATTAAACTCGGTTCCCCCGATAAGCTGATTGCCTTCTGTAAAGCCATTCAAGCCTATTCTCCCATCGGTTCCTACTTGGACCCCATTCCTGCCCAAATGCCGGGCTATGAGAGCCAAGTAGTGATGGCTGGTGGCACGTTTATCGATGGTAGCACCTCGGAATTCTCCGCCGATGGACCCCTCCGGGAACCCTATATCGTTTTTTGTCAGGGGGGAACCCATTGGACCCATATTTCTCTAGCTTTAGAACAAGCGATCGCTGCTTTGTTGAATGGTTCCCCTAACCTTTCTTCTCTCCCTTAG
- a CDS encoding DUF2283 domain-containing protein produces MLPVNLENIGSYQMKAKYDAEVDVLTITWHDTPVEESEAISPGVIVDYDQAGNVIGIEILNASRKIENFSPNVQVAISSR; encoded by the coding sequence ATGTTACCAGTAAACTTAGAAAATATAGGCAGCTATCAAATGAAAGCTAAATATGATGCTGAAGTTGACGTTTTAACAATTACCTGGCATGACACACCCGTAGAAGAAAGTGAGGCAATCAGTCCGGGGGTTATTGTTGACTATGATCAAGCAGGTAATGTAATCGGGATTGAAATTCTTAATGCTTCTCGAAAAATCGAGAATTTTTCTCCGAATGTGCAGGTAGCTATTTCTTCTCGATAA